A stretch of the Streptomyces sp. NBC_00078 genome encodes the following:
- the moaA gene encoding GTP 3',8-cyclase MoaA, giving the protein MLIDTYGRVATDLRVSLTDRCNLRCTYCMPEEGLQWLAKPDLLTDDEIVRLIDIAVTSLGIEEVRFTGGEPLLRPGLVGIVERVAALHTRPQMSLTTNGIGLRRTATALKAAGLDRVNVSLDTLRPDVFKTLTRRDRHKDVIDGLEAARAAGLTPVKVNTVLMPGLNDDEAPDLLAWAVEHEYELRFIEQMPLDAQHGWKREGMVTAGDILASLRTRFELTPEGSQERGSAPAERWIVDGGPHRVGVIASVTRPFCAACDRTRLTADGQIRTCLFAQEETDLRAALRSDAPDEEIARIWRLAMWGKKAGAGLDDPSFVQPDRPMSAIGG; this is encoded by the coding sequence GTGCTCATCGACACCTACGGCCGAGTGGCCACCGACCTGCGCGTCTCGCTGACCGATCGGTGCAATCTGCGATGCACGTACTGCATGCCCGAAGAGGGCCTTCAGTGGCTGGCCAAGCCCGATCTGCTCACCGACGACGAGATCGTCCGCCTCATCGACATCGCCGTCACCTCACTGGGCATCGAGGAGGTCCGCTTCACCGGCGGCGAACCCCTGCTGCGTCCGGGCCTGGTCGGCATCGTCGAACGGGTCGCCGCTCTGCACACCCGCCCCCAGATGTCCCTGACGACGAACGGCATCGGCCTCAGGCGCACCGCGACCGCCCTGAAGGCGGCGGGCCTGGACCGGGTGAACGTCTCACTCGACACCCTGCGCCCGGACGTCTTCAAGACCCTCACCCGCCGGGACCGGCACAAGGACGTCATCGACGGCCTGGAGGCCGCCCGCGCCGCGGGCCTGACCCCGGTCAAGGTCAACACCGTCCTGATGCCCGGCCTGAACGACGACGAGGCCCCGGACCTGCTCGCCTGGGCGGTCGAGCACGAATACGAACTGCGCTTCATCGAGCAGATGCCCCTGGACGCCCAACACGGCTGGAAGCGCGAGGGCATGGTGACCGCGGGCGACATCCTCGCCTCGCTGCGCACCCGCTTCGAGCTGACCCCCGAAGGCTCCCAGGAGCGCGGCTCGGCCCCCGCCGAGCGCTGGATCGTCGACGGCGGCCCGCACCGCGTCGGCGTCATCGCCTCCGTCACCCGCCCGTTCTGCGCGGCCTGCGACCGCACCCGCCTCACCGCCGACGGCCAGATACGCACCTGCCTGTTCGCGCAGGAGGAGACGGACCTGCGCGCCGCCCTGCGCTCCGACGCCCCGGACGAGGAGATCGCCCGCATCTGGCGACTGGCCATGTGGGGCAAGAAGGCGGGCGCGGGCCTGGACGACCCGTCGTTCGTCCAGCCGGACCGCCCGATGTCGGCGATCGGCGGTTAG
- a CDS encoding cation acetate symporter: MSIAQQTVLAAGEASEHRPLIITLFSVFVLATLVITVWAGRQTKDAADFYAGGRQFTAFQNGLAVSGDYMSAASFLGIAGAIALFGYDGFLYSIGFLVAWLVALLLVAEPLRNSGRYTMGDVLAYRMRQRPVRTAAGTSTIVVSIFYLLAQMAGAGVLVSLLLGITSDAGKIGIVALVGVLMIVYVTIGGMKGTTWVQMVKAVLLIAGAILLTFLVLLKFNFNISDLLGSAASNSGKGTPFLEPGLKYGATSTTKLDFISLGIALVLGTAGLPHILIRFYTVPTAKAARKSVNWAIGLIGAFYLMTLALGFGAAALIKPDEIIASNKAGNTAAPLLALHLGGVDSNWGAILLASISAVAFATILAVVAGLTLASSSSFAHDIYANVIKKGQATEKQELRSARWATVAIGAVSICLGAMARDLNVAGLVALAFAVAASANLPTILYSLFWKRFTTSGALWSIYGGLITAVGLVLFSPVVSGKETSMFPDVDFHWFPLENPGLISIPVGFLLGVIGTYLSKEEPDTDKYAELEVRSLTGTGAH, from the coding sequence ATGAGCATCGCGCAGCAGACCGTGCTCGCCGCCGGTGAGGCGAGCGAGCACCGGCCGCTGATCATCACCCTGTTCTCGGTCTTCGTCCTCGCGACCCTCGTCATCACCGTGTGGGCGGGCCGCCAGACCAAGGACGCCGCCGACTTCTACGCCGGCGGACGGCAGTTCACCGCCTTCCAGAACGGCCTCGCGGTCTCCGGCGACTACATGTCCGCCGCGTCCTTCCTGGGCATCGCGGGCGCCATCGCCCTCTTCGGGTACGACGGCTTCCTGTACTCCATCGGCTTCCTGGTCGCCTGGCTGGTCGCCCTGCTCCTGGTCGCCGAACCGCTGCGCAACTCCGGCCGCTACACCATGGGCGACGTCCTCGCGTACCGGATGCGCCAGCGCCCGGTCCGTACGGCGGCCGGCACCTCCACGATCGTCGTGTCGATCTTCTACCTGCTGGCCCAGATGGCGGGCGCCGGCGTTCTCGTCTCGCTGCTGCTCGGCATCACCAGCGACGCGGGCAAGATCGGCATCGTCGCCCTGGTCGGCGTCCTGATGATCGTGTACGTCACCATCGGCGGCATGAAGGGCACCACCTGGGTGCAGATGGTCAAGGCCGTCCTGCTGATCGCGGGCGCCATTCTGCTCACCTTCCTGGTGCTGCTGAAGTTCAACTTCAACATCTCCGACCTGCTCGGCTCGGCCGCATCCAACAGTGGCAAGGGCACGCCCTTCCTGGAGCCGGGCCTCAAGTACGGCGCGACCTCCACGACCAAGCTCGACTTCATCTCCCTGGGCATCGCCCTGGTCCTCGGCACCGCGGGCCTGCCGCACATCCTGATCCGCTTCTACACGGTGCCCACGGCAAAGGCCGCCCGTAAGTCCGTGAACTGGGCGATCGGCCTGATCGGCGCCTTCTACCTGATGACGCTCGCGCTGGGCTTCGGCGCCGCGGCCCTCATCAAGCCGGACGAGATCATCGCCTCCAACAAGGCCGGCAACACGGCCGCGCCCCTGCTGGCGCTCCATCTGGGCGGCGTCGACTCCAACTGGGGCGCCATCCTGCTCGCCTCCATCTCCGCGGTCGCCTTCGCCACGATCCTCGCGGTCGTCGCCGGCCTGACCCTGGCCTCGTCCTCGTCGTTCGCCCACGACATCTACGCGAACGTCATCAAGAAGGGCCAGGCCACCGAGAAGCAGGAGCTGCGCTCGGCCCGCTGGGCGACGGTCGCGATCGGCGCCGTCTCGATCTGCCTCGGGGCCATGGCCCGCGACCTGAACGTGGCGGGCCTCGTCGCCCTCGCCTTCGCGGTCGCCGCCTCCGCCAACCTGCCGACCATCCTCTACAGCCTTTTCTGGAAGCGGTTCACCACCTCCGGAGCCCTGTGGTCGATCTACGGCGGCCTGATCACAGCGGTCGGCCTCGTGCTGTTCTCGCCGGTGGTCTCCGGCAAGGAGACGTCGATGTTCCCCGACGTCGACTTCCACTGGTTCCCGCTGGAGAACCCGGGCCTCATCTCGATCCCGGTCGGCTTCCTGCTGGGCGTCATCGGCACCTACCTGTCCAAGGAGGAGCCGGACACCGACAAGTACGCCGAGCTGGAGGTCAGGTCCCTGACCGGCACGGGCGCCCACTGA
- a CDS encoding DUF485 domain-containing protein, protein MATETPPPSKTQARLPSTEEFVAEQESAEFGELRRSHRSFAFPLTVAFIVWYLLYVLLSNYAGDFMGTQLFGNINVALVLGLAQFLTTFLIAWWYSRYSAAKLDPKAEAIKSRMEGDA, encoded by the coding sequence GTGGCCACCGAGACACCTCCCCCCTCGAAAACCCAAGCCCGGCTCCCGTCCACCGAGGAGTTCGTCGCGGAGCAGGAGAGCGCGGAGTTCGGTGAACTGCGCCGCTCCCACCGCTCCTTCGCCTTCCCGCTGACCGTCGCCTTCATCGTCTGGTACCTGCTCTACGTCCTGCTGTCGAACTACGCGGGCGATTTCATGGGCACCCAGCTGTTCGGCAACATCAACGTCGCCCTGGTGCTCGGCCTCGCCCAGTTCCTCACCACGTTCCTCATCGCCTGGTGGTATTCGCGGTACTCCGCCGCGAAGCTCGACCCCAAGGCCGAGGCAATCAAGTCCCGTATGGAGGGCGACGCATGA
- a CDS encoding S8 family serine peptidase — translation MAHLRSRRRLALAVPVVLSLTASLGFLPAAAQAAPRAQSTAPSADAENFAYLVNTRTDRHTIESVKKAVTAAGGSVVAAYDRIGVLVAHSANPDFARRIRTVRGVQSAGASRTSPVTAAGTTDEGAVQYLSKAEAAKAAGSSATGQEPLEADQWDLRAIGADKAARIDPGSKKVTVAVIDTGVDDTHPDIAPNFSASQSANCASGKADTTYGSWRPVNDGNHYHGTHVAGEIAAARNGIGVAGVAPGVKVASITVAQPDANSLFFPESVVCAFVFAADHGVEVTNNSYYVDPWLYNCMDDPDQRAIVDSVNRAQLYAQRRGTLNVASAGNSNDDLDSNALTDASSPDDSTPATRTVDPHECFDVPTQLPGVVTVSATGVTGAKSYYSSYGDGVIDVAAPGGDKYKAADTPSKDGRILSTLPNNQYGYLQGTSMASPHVAGVAALLKSTHPHASPARLQALLKAQADNPGCPTGPYDGNGDGVVDATCVGGKRFNGFYGFGIVNALRAVK, via the coding sequence ATGGCTCATCTGCGTTCCAGACGTCGGCTCGCCCTCGCGGTGCCGGTCGTACTGTCGCTGACCGCCTCGCTCGGCTTCCTGCCGGCGGCCGCGCAGGCCGCCCCGCGCGCGCAGTCCACGGCCCCGTCGGCCGACGCGGAGAATTTCGCGTATCTCGTCAACACCAGGACGGACCGTCACACGATCGAGTCGGTCAAGAAGGCGGTCACTGCCGCCGGCGGCAGCGTAGTCGCCGCGTACGACAGGATCGGCGTGCTCGTCGCCCACTCCGCGAACCCCGACTTCGCCCGCCGGATACGCACGGTGCGCGGCGTCCAGTCGGCGGGCGCCTCGCGTACCTCGCCGGTGACCGCCGCGGGGACGACGGACGAGGGAGCGGTCCAGTACCTGTCCAAGGCCGAGGCGGCGAAGGCCGCCGGGAGTTCGGCGACCGGCCAAGAACCGCTTGAGGCCGACCAGTGGGACCTGAGGGCGATCGGCGCCGACAAGGCCGCCCGGATCGACCCGGGCAGCAAGAAGGTGACCGTTGCCGTCATCGACACCGGCGTGGACGACACCCACCCGGACATAGCGCCCAACTTCTCCGCCTCGCAGTCCGCGAACTGTGCGAGCGGCAAGGCGGACACCACGTACGGCTCCTGGCGGCCGGTGAACGACGGCAACCACTACCACGGCACGCACGTGGCCGGTGAGATCGCCGCGGCCCGCAACGGCATAGGCGTCGCCGGTGTCGCACCCGGAGTGAAGGTCGCGAGCATCACCGTGGCGCAGCCGGACGCGAACTCGCTGTTCTTCCCGGAGAGCGTCGTGTGCGCCTTCGTTTTCGCCGCCGATCACGGCGTCGAAGTCACCAACAACAGCTATTACGTTGACCCGTGGCTGTACAACTGCATGGACGATCCCGATCAACGTGCCATCGTTGATTCGGTCAACAGGGCCCAGCTGTACGCACAACGCAGGGGCACGCTCAATGTCGCCTCGGCGGGCAATTCCAATGACGACCTCGATTCGAACGCCCTCACCGATGCCTCCAGCCCCGACGACTCGACCCCGGCGACCCGGACGGTCGACCCGCACGAGTGCTTCGACGTGCCGACGCAGCTGCCGGGTGTCGTCACGGTGAGCGCGACGGGCGTCACCGGCGCCAAGTCGTACTACTCCAGCTACGGTGACGGCGTCATCGACGTCGCGGCGCCCGGCGGCGACAAGTACAAGGCGGCGGACACGCCGTCGAAGGACGGCCGCATCCTGTCGACTCTGCCGAACAACCAGTACGGCTACCTCCAGGGCACGTCGATGGCCTCGCCGCACGTCGCGGGTGTCGCAGCGCTGCTCAAGTCGACGCACCCGCACGCGTCCCCGGCCCGCCTGCAGGCGCTCCTCAAGGCACAGGCCGACAACCCGGGCTGCCCGACCGGCCCGTACGACGGCAACGGCGACGGTGTCGTCGACGCCACCTGCGTGGGCGGCAAGCGGTTCAACGGCTTCTACGGCTTCGGCATCGTCAACGCACTGCGCGCGGTGAAGTAG
- a CDS encoding CopD family protein, with translation MRRPAGAADAGGPVRRLGAGRAVAVLVLVASAALIPLLGPSAALHGTGEAAAPGVGGIALLRALLFAALCVPVGELFVNRLARSLPGAPADAPRSWAPYTAAAGFVAALGLASVVATGNLVPHSLSEIDVGGLSDSRDGRLALVEVNGFLAAGLCALSGRPATQAWPLAAVVVAEALRAHPATEHGPLLGAGLTLVHLTCATLWAGGLLHAVRTLRRWGPSEAGAALLGLYARVAAVLLAVITATGVWSSLRRMPSHTILDQLATTAYGRTLLAKVILVAVVAVLALWARVRLRRAPDPLTARGPARAEVVALGVVVVVSGLLTALPLPIRW, from the coding sequence ATGAGACGACCGGCCGGGGCGGCCGACGCCGGCGGGCCTGTTCGGCGTCTTGGTGCCGGCCGGGCCGTCGCCGTCCTCGTCCTGGTGGCGTCGGCGGCACTGATACCGCTGCTCGGCCCGTCCGCCGCGCTGCACGGCACCGGGGAGGCCGCCGCACCCGGTGTCGGCGGCATCGCGCTGCTGCGAGCGCTGCTGTTCGCCGCGCTGTGCGTCCCGGTGGGCGAGCTCTTCGTGAACCGTCTGGCCCGTTCGCTGCCCGGTGCCCCCGCGGACGCGCCCCGCAGCTGGGCCCCGTACACGGCCGCCGCCGGTTTCGTCGCCGCCCTGGGGCTGGCCTCGGTGGTGGCCACGGGCAACCTGGTGCCGCACAGCCTCTCCGAGATCGACGTGGGCGGCCTGTCCGACTCGCGAGACGGCAGGCTCGCGCTCGTCGAGGTCAACGGCTTCCTCGCGGCCGGCCTGTGTGCCCTCTCGGGCCGTCCGGCGACCCAGGCGTGGCCGCTGGCCGCCGTGGTCGTGGCGGAGGCGCTGCGGGCGCATCCCGCGACGGAGCACGGACCGCTGTTGGGGGCGGGCCTGACGCTGGTTCACCTGACGTGCGCGACGCTGTGGGCGGGCGGTCTGCTGCACGCGGTGCGTACGCTGCGCCGCTGGGGGCCTTCGGAGGCGGGCGCTGCACTGCTCGGGCTCTACGCGCGCGTGGCGGCCGTTCTGCTCGCCGTCATCACCGCCACCGGAGTGTGGAGTTCGCTGCGCCGCATGCCGTCCCACACGATCCTCGACCAGCTGGCGACGACGGCGTACGGGCGCACCCTGCTCGCCAAGGTGATCCTCGTGGCCGTCGTCGCCGTGCTCGCCCTGTGGGCGCGGGTCCGGCTGCGCCGCGCCCCCGATCCGCTGACCGCCCGCGGCCCCGCGCGTGCCGAGGTCGTCGCCCTGGGGGTGGTG